The following coding sequences are from one Neovison vison isolate M4711 chromosome X, ASM_NN_V1, whole genome shotgun sequence window:
- the MTCP1 gene encoding protein p13 MTCP-1, giving the protein MAGEDVGAPPDHLWVHQEGIYRDEYQRTWVAVVEEETSSLKARVQQVQVPLGDAARPSHLLTSQLPLMWQLYPEERYMDNNSRLWQIQHHLMVRGVQELLLKLLPDD; this is encoded by the exons ATGGCAGGAGAGGATGTGGGGGCTCCACCCGATCACCTCTGGGTTCACCAAGAGGGCATCTACCGCGACGAATACCAGCGCACGTGGGTGGCCGTCGTGGAAGAG gaGACGAGTTCCCTAAAGGCACGAGTCCAGCAAGTTCAGGTTCCCTTAGGTGACGCAGCTAGACCAAGTCACCTTCTTACCTCCCAGCTACCTCTCATGTGGCAACTCTACCCTGAGGAGCGCTACATGGATAACAACTCTCGCTTGTGGCAGATCCAGCATCATTTAATG GTCAGGGGAGTACAGGAGCTGTTGCTTAAGCTTTTGCCTGATGATTAA